A single region of the Roseivivax sp. THAF197b genome encodes:
- a CDS encoding DUF3768 domain-containing protein: MTITAQPQTDCPDPSVIAAQNDAFRKLACLGVPPAQPIQGRMHVTRSLMEAGDGFMAEAVKATGEFDTFEPENDPEGWHDFGSVTVRGETVFWKIDLYEADSDFRYGAETPDNPTTTMRELTIMMARDW; the protein is encoded by the coding sequence ATGACCATCACTGCACAGCCACAGACAGACTGTCCGGATCCGAGTGTGATCGCAGCGCAGAACGACGCGTTTCGCAAGCTCGCGTGCCTCGGCGTGCCGCCCGCGCAGCCAATCCAGGGCCGGATGCATGTCACCCGCTCGCTCATGGAGGCCGGTGACGGCTTCATGGCCGAGGCGGTGAAAGCCACCGGGGAATTCGACACCTTCGAGCCGGAGAATGACCCGGAAGGCTGGCATGATTTCGGGTCGGTCACGGTCCGCGGCGAGACCGTGTTCTGGAAAATCGATCTGTATGAAGCGGATTCCGACTTTCGCTACGGGGCCGAGACCCCGGACAACCCCACGACCACCATGCGCGAGCTGACCATCATGATGGCGCGCGACTGGTAG
- a CDS encoding ParB/RepB/Spo0J family partition protein, with amino-acid sequence MTTSLKPVSVAIGDLVAHPANVRSNSPETYHPENIAHLKASIAVLGLLQPLLVQKIDGKYAVLAGGRRHAALKELVADKAAKGFTAKTKIDCRLVPDDCDVTTALSLAENITQAPMNAIDEFEAFARMMEIDGQTPETIAKTFGTTVAAVKGRLRYGLIHPDIRAAARAKTITLDTMKAFAEHPSQEVQNEVFEALTKEDSYLQAYTVRQALKSRGVQVSDDIGAFVREDYEARGGAIAADLLEEHSVLEDAALVETILLEKLGAVAEQARAKLGFAWADAMVRYDYATMADYGRVYPGPIEPDETAQKRIDEITAELEKLQLEMEDEGLEDDAYNALYDRVDALEVEARDLQEAYSAEDLARAGVIASWSNGQVTLHIGLVRPEDIVKEEGAPSSSTNTTGEEAPDAGEITYPASLAEDLKTERAMALGAAMALHPEATLDLALFKLVSDVLGSGMSVTQAIKFEARKEYRSHAKMDEINETSLEQVAAAHDALDLSWLDATRSPADQFAAFRALDAGEKAKLVAYATASTTQSCFARDRQRDSLMHEFEIEIMPDIRAHWTPNAALFNRFKKAWLLKILGEDLGLAQEAVTLASSSKKEIVAFCDKLFAEPFATLTDAQRAAVAAWCPPMMQTNGVAVDEAETTAETPEPDSEIAQAA; translated from the coding sequence ATGACCACAAGCCTCAAACCCGTCTCCGTCGCCATCGGCGACCTTGTCGCCCATCCCGCCAACGTGCGCAGCAACTCGCCGGAAACCTACCACCCCGAGAACATCGCCCATTTGAAAGCCAGCATCGCTGTACTGGGCCTCCTGCAGCCGCTCCTGGTCCAGAAGATCGACGGCAAATATGCCGTGCTCGCAGGCGGTCGCCGCCATGCCGCCCTGAAGGAACTGGTCGCGGACAAGGCCGCGAAAGGCTTCACGGCGAAGACCAAGATCGACTGCCGCCTTGTGCCGGACGATTGCGATGTCACCACAGCCCTGTCGCTCGCCGAGAACATCACCCAGGCGCCGATGAACGCAATCGACGAGTTCGAGGCCTTCGCGCGGATGATGGAGATCGACGGCCAGACGCCTGAGACCATCGCAAAGACTTTCGGCACGACCGTTGCCGCCGTGAAAGGCCGGTTGCGCTACGGGCTGATCCACCCCGACATCCGGGCCGCGGCCCGGGCCAAGACGATCACGCTCGACACGATGAAGGCTTTCGCTGAGCACCCGAGCCAGGAGGTGCAGAATGAGGTCTTCGAGGCGCTCACCAAGGAAGACAGCTACCTGCAGGCCTATACGGTCCGCCAGGCGCTCAAATCCCGTGGGGTGCAGGTCAGTGACGATATCGGGGCCTTCGTGCGTGAGGACTATGAGGCCCGCGGCGGAGCGATCGCAGCCGATCTGCTGGAAGAGCATTCCGTGTTGGAGGATGCGGCGCTGGTCGAGACCATCCTGCTCGAGAAACTCGGGGCTGTCGCTGAGCAGGCCCGCGCAAAACTGGGCTTTGCCTGGGCCGATGCGATGGTCCGGTATGATTACGCGACCATGGCCGACTACGGCCGGGTCTATCCCGGCCCGATCGAGCCGGATGAGACCGCCCAGAAGCGCATCGACGAGATCACCGCCGAGCTTGAGAAACTGCAGCTCGAGATGGAGGATGAGGGGCTCGAAGACGACGCGTACAATGCGCTCTACGACCGGGTGGACGCTCTGGAAGTGGAAGCCCGCGATCTGCAGGAGGCCTACAGCGCCGAGGATCTCGCCCGCGCCGGTGTGATCGCGTCCTGGTCGAACGGGCAGGTAACGCTCCATATCGGCCTCGTCCGCCCCGAGGACATCGTGAAAGAAGAGGGCGCGCCCAGTTCCTCGACTAACACCACCGGAGAGGAGGCCCCCGACGCTGGCGAAATCACCTATCCGGCCTCGCTGGCAGAGGACCTCAAGACCGAGCGGGCCATGGCGCTCGGGGCGGCGATGGCGCTGCATCCCGAGGCCACGCTCGATCTGGCGCTCTTCAAGCTGGTGAGCGACGTTCTGGGCAGCGGCATGAGCGTCACGCAGGCGATCAAGTTCGAGGCCCGCAAGGAATACCGCAGCCATGCCAAAATGGACGAGATCAACGAGACTTCGCTTGAGCAGGTGGCGGCGGCGCATGATGCGCTGGACCTGTCGTGGCTCGATGCCACCCGGTCCCCTGCCGATCAGTTCGCGGCGTTTCGCGCGCTGGACGCCGGCGAGAAGGCCAAGCTCGTGGCCTATGCGACCGCCAGCACGACGCAGTCCTGTTTCGCGCGGGACCGGCAGCGTGACAGCCTGATGCATGAGTTCGAGATCGAGATCATGCCCGACATTCGCGCGCATTGGACGCCGAACGCGGCGCTCTTCAACCGCTTCAAGAAGGCTTGGCTCCTGAAAATCCTCGGCGAGGATCTGGGCCTCGCTCAGGAGGCGGTAACGTTGGCCTCGTCAAGCAAGAAGGAGATCGTCGCCTTCTGCGACAAGCTCTTCGCCGAACCCTTCGCCACCCTCACCGACGCGCAGCGCGCTGCTGTGGCCGCCTGGTGCCCGCCGATGATGCAGACCAACGGTGTCGCCGTTGATGAGGCGGAGACCACTGCGGAAACCCCGGAGCCTGACAGCGAGATCGCGCAAGCGGCCTGA
- a CDS encoding regulator, which produces MAILKFSASAVAAQIAHARACKTFLPNWNGPVDRPALILIVGYGVHLRSNGIDGTTTRIVTTEQADPSFAFADGMNPFRDTDWMAQRRMAFRDLTGQFYTDILDDVQVLIDRGQGAIRLATDGHSIRVFVRRASDYLIGGTYEVPSGLGGTFRVILKDACDTFAIVQNCGNSAFWEYEDDDAAPMSRERAARQGIGASTHSHKRCEDFDAMQPYRVPLDALMEIDDRRAA; this is translated from the coding sequence ATGGCTATTCTCAAGTTCTCTGCCTCCGCTGTCGCAGCGCAGATCGCCCATGCGCGCGCCTGCAAAACCTTCCTGCCCAACTGGAACGGGCCCGTGGACAGGCCGGCCCTGATCCTCATCGTCGGCTACGGCGTGCATCTGCGCTCGAACGGCATCGACGGCACAACCACCCGCATCGTCACGACCGAGCAGGCCGATCCGTCCTTCGCCTTTGCCGACGGCATGAACCCGTTTCGCGACACCGACTGGATGGCGCAGCGCCGCATGGCGTTTCGCGATCTGACCGGCCAGTTCTACACCGACATTCTCGACGATGTGCAGGTGCTGATCGACCGGGGGCAGGGGGCGATCCGGCTCGCCACCGATGGCCACAGCATCCGCGTCTTCGTGCGCCGGGCCTCGGACTATCTGATCGGCGGGACCTACGAGGTGCCCTCAGGCCTCGGCGGTACCTTCCGGGTCATCCTCAAGGATGCCTGCGACACCTTCGCGATCGTGCAGAACTGTGGCAATTCGGCGTTTTGGGAATACGAAGATGATGATGCAGCACCAATGTCCCGAGAGCGCGCAGCGCGGCAGGGTATTGGTGCTTCAACTCATTCCCACAAACGCTGCGAGGATTTCGACGCCATGCAGCCCTATCGCGTGCCGCTCGATGCGCTAATGGAAATCGATGACCGGAGGGCGGCGTAA
- a CDS encoding strawberry notch family protein produces the protein MTQPKPASPALSTSDGHLASALAQVGAEIDHQPLRSSALARMMREAFHGSDAGGAWDWRMAYDVMQAAAIRVLLRGDGAAGDIAAAKLLASRLLTETRRSEQQIRLQQFSTPLPFAALVLRAAAVRKGETVLEPSAGTGALAAFAARAGATLLLNEIDPFRQSLLRAVFGGEVTGHDGEHIDDLLQTLVLPDVVVMNPPFASSVDRSRDKHIAAKHLIAAAKRLAPGGRMVAIMPQGFAPERDAAHWSRACGLMTPRLVLTMPGQVYRKLGTSVETQLMVFDKVQKDGEMIRATVQHLDEALPFVDAVAATRPEARPVQQAAAIPCGRPTVPSSAPRKTAGAPFAVTKPQANAVRPLSFTSFQTPRDNRPVSDIYARYRPQRIEIAGAQEHPTPLVESIAMASVAPPVPSGAASAELRLPAKLIEEGHLSEAQLETIIMANDAHGRDLPGRFTIDEDQTKLTRADDDPEAQAYRLGYFLGDGTGCGKGRECAGLILVNWLAGRRKAIWVSKSATLIEDAIRDLTDLGGSPADIQPLSKWKPDQPIPMGDGILFVTYATLRSAGKCGTTRLSQILDWMGEDFECVLAFDEAHAMQNAAGSEQGRGGKPSQQGLAGLRLQLAAPRARVFYVSATGATSVHNLAYAARLGLWGQGPEYPFPSRESFVSAMEAGGVAAMEVVARDLKTLGLYTARALSFDGVEYDVLEHALTPAQIEIYDAYAGAFRTIHHNLEAALTATGVNDASGETNASAARASAKSRFESTKQRFFNHLLMGMKAPTIIRAIADDLAAGHACVIQVVSTGESLLKRRLETMDPDDELVEGALTPRDYVLGYLEQAFPINAQKLVEIDGNMVAEPLRDEAGALVVSREALALRDAAMMELITLAPIPSALDQILWAFGDEAVAEVTGRSIRPLKAEDGHLFIEKRSASSNSSETQAFMDGEKEILIFSDAGGTGRSYHAAQTAKNQKRRRHYLLEPGWRADAAIQGLGRTHRSAQVSAPFFRVCTSDVHGDKRFTSTIAKRLDQLGALTKGQRETGSQGMFREEDNLESPIARAALRGYFADLAAGRAEAMSYERFTDWTALRLIDKGGVLLEELPPIQRFLNRVLALPIHMQNSLFAEFMRRIADQTERARAAGTLDLGVETLRGERIEQVSTEDLWTCPKSGAVTRIIGLEVTDPVHVLSADDALSRNPDKLPMVNRASGRAALISARPMQMYDEDIVTLMRKAVRPNGSSYLEETRFESSAWEEIGKPEFVRLWDEEAASLPKTTTTKLYLLTGLLLPIWKDIPTTNERIYRVTPDGATAMIGRTLSEEGAATLRARFLVSNPQTPQEMLTAALGTTTAPVDLGRGLTLTRRRVAGEMRLELSGADRGMIEGLKSMGCFTEIIAFQLRVFLPHGDGVDTLCILSRIVGTGPDATRDVTSVAA, from the coding sequence ATGACCCAGCCCAAACCGGCAAGCCCGGCTCTCTCAACCTCCGACGGTCATCTCGCCTCTGCGCTGGCGCAAGTCGGCGCGGAGATCGACCACCAGCCCCTACGCAGCTCAGCGCTCGCGCGCATGATGCGCGAGGCGTTTCATGGCAGCGATGCCGGGGGCGCCTGGGACTGGCGCATGGCCTATGACGTGATGCAGGCCGCTGCCATCCGAGTGCTGCTGCGTGGGGACGGCGCGGCAGGTGACATTGCCGCTGCGAAACTCCTCGCGTCCCGGCTCCTGACGGAAACCCGCCGGTCGGAACAGCAGATCCGGCTGCAGCAGTTTTCCACGCCACTGCCATTTGCGGCGCTGGTCTTGCGGGCGGCTGCGGTCCGCAAGGGCGAGACTGTGCTCGAACCATCCGCCGGCACCGGTGCCCTGGCCGCGTTCGCTGCCAGGGCCGGTGCCACGTTACTGCTCAACGAGATCGACCCCTTTCGCCAGAGCCTCCTGCGCGCGGTCTTCGGCGGCGAGGTGACGGGCCATGACGGGGAGCATATTGACGATCTGCTACAGACGCTGGTTCTGCCCGACGTCGTGGTGATGAACCCGCCCTTCGCCTCCTCGGTCGATCGCTCCCGCGACAAGCACATCGCCGCCAAACATCTCATCGCCGCTGCCAAGCGCCTAGCACCCGGTGGGCGGATGGTGGCGATCATGCCGCAGGGGTTCGCGCCCGAACGCGATGCTGCGCATTGGTCACGCGCCTGCGGTCTCATGACGCCGCGATTGGTGTTGACGATGCCGGGGCAGGTCTACCGCAAGCTCGGCACCTCGGTCGAAACCCAGCTCATGGTCTTCGACAAGGTGCAGAAAGACGGCGAGATGATCCGCGCCACGGTTCAGCACCTGGATGAAGCCCTTCCTTTTGTCGACGCCGTGGCCGCAACCCGGCCCGAGGCGCGCCCCGTACAACAGGCGGCGGCGATCCCTTGCGGGCGGCCGACTGTTCCCTCATCTGCCCCGCGGAAGACCGCCGGTGCGCCTTTCGCCGTCACCAAACCCCAAGCGAATGCCGTCCGCCCGCTCAGCTTCACAAGCTTTCAGACCCCGCGCGACAACAGGCCCGTCTCGGACATCTATGCGCGCTACCGCCCACAGCGGATCGAGATCGCAGGCGCGCAGGAACATCCCACGCCCTTGGTCGAAAGCATCGCCATGGCTTCCGTGGCGCCGCCCGTGCCCTCTGGCGCGGCCAGTGCGGAATTGCGCCTGCCCGCCAAGCTGATCGAGGAGGGACATCTCTCCGAGGCGCAACTCGAGACCATCATCATGGCCAATGATGCCCACGGGCGTGACCTCCCGGGGCGCTTCACCATCGACGAGGACCAAACCAAACTGACGCGCGCCGACGATGACCCGGAGGCACAGGCCTATCGCCTCGGCTATTTCCTCGGCGACGGCACCGGCTGCGGCAAGGGGCGCGAATGCGCGGGGCTCATCCTCGTGAACTGGCTGGCCGGGCGCAGGAAGGCGATCTGGGTCTCCAAATCCGCCACGCTCATCGAGGACGCGATCCGCGACTTGACCGATCTTGGAGGCTCGCCCGCCGACATTCAGCCGCTCTCCAAATGGAAACCGGACCAGCCCATCCCCATGGGCGACGGTATCCTCTTCGTCACCTACGCCACGCTGCGCTCGGCCGGCAAATGCGGCACCACGCGGCTGAGCCAGATCCTCGACTGGATGGGTGAAGACTTCGAATGCGTCCTCGCTTTCGATGAAGCCCATGCCATGCAGAACGCCGCAGGGTCCGAGCAGGGCAGGGGGGGCAAACCCTCCCAGCAGGGTCTTGCCGGCCTCCGGCTGCAATTGGCAGCACCCCGTGCACGCGTCTTCTACGTTTCAGCAACGGGAGCCACGAGCGTGCACAACCTCGCCTATGCCGCACGTCTCGGGCTCTGGGGGCAGGGACCCGAATACCCCTTCCCGAGCCGCGAGAGTTTCGTCTCGGCAATGGAGGCGGGTGGTGTCGCCGCCATGGAGGTGGTCGCACGCGATCTCAAGACGCTCGGTCTCTACACGGCCCGCGCCCTCAGCTTCGATGGCGTGGAATATGATGTGCTCGAACACGCGCTGACCCCGGCTCAGATCGAGATCTACGACGCCTATGCAGGTGCGTTTCGGACGATCCACCACAATCTCGAGGCGGCACTGACCGCGACTGGCGTCAACGATGCCTCGGGGGAGACCAATGCCTCGGCCGCACGCGCCTCGGCCAAGTCCCGGTTTGAAAGCACCAAGCAGCGCTTCTTCAACCACCTCCTTATGGGCATGAAAGCCCCGACCATCATCCGCGCCATCGCGGACGACCTGGCAGCGGGCCACGCTTGCGTCATCCAGGTGGTCTCGACAGGTGAGAGCCTGCTGAAACGCCGGCTTGAAACGATGGACCCCGACGACGAGCTCGTCGAGGGGGCCTTGACGCCGCGCGACTATGTTCTGGGCTACCTCGAACAAGCCTTTCCGATCAACGCGCAAAAGCTCGTGGAGATCGACGGCAACATGGTCGCGGAACCCTTGCGGGATGAGGCCGGCGCGCTGGTCGTCTCGCGCGAAGCGCTCGCTTTGCGTGACGCGGCCATGATGGAGTTGATTACGCTGGCGCCGATCCCCTCGGCGCTCGATCAGATCCTCTGGGCCTTTGGCGACGAGGCCGTCGCTGAAGTCACGGGGCGGTCCATCCGGCCCCTCAAGGCCGAGGATGGTCATCTCTTCATCGAGAAGCGCAGCGCCAGCAGTAATTCGTCGGAGACCCAAGCCTTCATGGACGGCGAAAAGGAAATCCTGATCTTCTCCGATGCGGGCGGTACGGGCCGGTCCTACCATGCGGCGCAAACGGCGAAGAACCAGAAGCGGCGGCGGCACTATCTGCTGGAGCCCGGCTGGCGTGCGGATGCGGCCATCCAGGGGCTCGGCCGCACGCATCGCTCGGCCCAGGTCAGCGCGCCCTTCTTCCGGGTCTGCACCTCCGATGTGCATGGCGATAAACGCTTCACCTCGACGATTGCCAAACGCCTCGACCAGCTGGGGGCCTTGACGAAGGGCCAGCGCGAGACCGGCTCGCAAGGCATGTTCCGCGAGGAGGACAATCTCGAAAGCCCGATCGCGCGGGCGGCTTTGCGTGGGTATTTCGCCGATCTTGCTGCCGGGCGGGCCGAGGCGATGAGCTACGAGCGCTTCACCGACTGGACCGCGCTGCGGCTGATCGACAAGGGCGGTGTGCTGCTCGAAGAGCTTCCCCCGATCCAGCGGTTTCTGAATCGGGTGTTGGCGCTGCCCATCCACATGCAGAACTCGCTCTTTGCCGAGTTCATGCGCCGGATCGCTGATCAGACTGAGCGGGCGCGCGCGGCGGGCACGCTCGATCTCGGCGTGGAAACCCTGCGCGGCGAAAGGATCGAACAGGTTTCCACCGAAGACCTCTGGACCTGCCCGAAATCCGGCGCGGTGACGCGGATCATCGGGCTCGAGGTCACCGACCCAGTCCATGTGCTGTCGGCGGATGACGCCCTGTCGCGCAATCCCGACAAGCTCCCCATGGTCAACCGCGCGTCTGGCCGCGCGGCGCTCATCTCGGCGCGGCCCATGCAGATGTATGACGAAGATATCGTCACACTCATGCGCAAGGCCGTGCGGCCCAACGGGTCGAGCTATCTGGAGGAAACGCGGTTCGAGTCCTCGGCCTGGGAAGAGATCGGCAAGCCCGAGTTCGTACGGCTTTGGGATGAAGAGGCTGCGTCCCTGCCGAAAACCACCACGACCAAGCTCTACCTGCTGACCGGGCTGCTGTTGCCGATCTGGAAGGACATTCCGACCACGAATGAACGCATCTACAGGGTCACGCCTGACGGGGCGACGGCCATGATCGGGCGCACGTTGAGCGAAGAAGGGGCGGCCACGCTCCGCGCCCGCTTCCTTGTCTCCAACCCGCAAACGCCGCAAGAGATGCTGACTGCCGCTCTCGGCACCACCACCGCGCCGGTCGATCTGGGCCGGGGTCTCACGCTGACCCGTCGCCGGGTTGCAGGCGAGATGCGCCTCGAGCTCTCTGGTGCGGATCGGGGCATGATCGAGGGTCTCAAGTCCATGGGGTGTTTCACCGAGATCATCGCCTTCCAGCTGCGGGTGTTCCTGCCGCATGGGGACGGGGTCGATACATTGTGCATCCTCTCCCGGATTGTTGGAACCGGCCCAGACGCCACGCGGGACGTAACTTCAGTGGCAGCATAA
- a CDS encoding DUF736 family protein, whose protein sequence is MFAGTLTRNDETAAAEYTGMIHSSRFDIAIQLEARAKMSARSPDYDVTAINKSGRKVRIGTAWNETGNISGNPYISMQIDVGLGPFRVNAVQTKEARAAQSGEFEIIPLVSNGLMKSGSISGELTAMDADNAFTGYIANMMFDLEFMLIENSYKTEETHPDYRIEVSSPRGTPIRFGSAWMAKSSRTGNDYLSLLINTPDGDLRVNAVQNEEQRGGQTFSIIPFIDSGEQLQDAGAGLSLVA, encoded by the coding sequence ATGTTCGCAGGAACCCTCACCCGCAACGACGAGACCGCAGCCGCCGAGTACACCGGCATGATCCACTCGTCACGCTTTGACATCGCCATCCAGCTTGAGGCACGGGCCAAGATGTCCGCACGCAGCCCGGATTACGACGTGACAGCAATCAACAAGTCGGGCCGCAAGGTCCGCATCGGCACGGCCTGGAACGAAACCGGCAATATCAGCGGCAACCCCTACATCTCGATGCAGATCGATGTCGGCCTCGGCCCGTTCCGCGTCAACGCGGTGCAGACGAAAGAAGCGCGCGCGGCCCAGAGCGGCGAATTCGAGATCATCCCGCTGGTCTCGAACGGCCTGATGAAATCCGGCTCGATCTCGGGCGAGCTCACCGCCATGGACGCTGACAACGCCTTCACCGGCTACATCGCCAATATGATGTTCGATCTGGAGTTCATGCTGATCGAGAACAGCTACAAGACTGAGGAGACCCACCCCGACTACCGGATCGAGGTCAGCTCGCCTCGGGGCACGCCGATCCGCTTCGGTTCGGCCTGGATGGCGAAAAGCAGCCGCACGGGCAATGACTACCTGTCGCTGCTGATCAACACGCCCGATGGCGACCTGCGCGTAAACGCAGTGCAGAACGAAGAGCAGCGCGGTGGGCAGACCTTCTCGATCATCCCGTTCATCGACAGCGGTGAGCAGCTGCAGGACGCAGGCGCGGGGCTGTCGCTGGTCGCCTGA
- the qatD gene encoding Qat anti-phage system TatD family nuclease QatD — MCDESRPGPVDFHCHLDLYQNMEAEYTRCEAARCLTLAVTTTPKAFARNAEMARTRRFVHAALGMHPQLVAQRASELSQFEELAPSTRYIGEVGLDAGRRFYPSFERQKLVFERVMALCARLGEKVISIHSVRTAKQVLDVIEKTGAHRTCVPVLHWFNASGAEIRRALELGCYFSVNEQMLLAPRGRNLLETTPIERLLTETDAPFQSDKAPGDVHGAIRLIAKEHNLDDSAIEARIRRTATELLAE; from the coding sequence ATGTGTGATGAGAGTCGACCCGGTCCTGTCGACTTTCATTGTCACCTCGACCTGTATCAAAACATGGAGGCTGAGTACACTCGTTGCGAGGCCGCGCGATGCCTGACCCTGGCAGTGACGACGACACCCAAGGCTTTTGCCCGAAACGCTGAGATGGCCCGTACCAGGCGCTTTGTGCATGCAGCCCTTGGAATGCACCCGCAGCTTGTCGCGCAACGAGCATCGGAGCTATCTCAGTTCGAAGAACTCGCTCCCTCGACCAGGTATATCGGCGAGGTCGGCCTGGATGCAGGTCGCCGGTTCTATCCTTCATTCGAACGCCAGAAATTGGTGTTCGAACGCGTGATGGCGCTCTGTGCAAGGCTCGGCGAGAAGGTAATCAGCATTCACAGTGTTCGAACCGCTAAACAGGTGCTTGATGTCATCGAGAAAACGGGGGCGCATCGCACATGTGTTCCTGTTTTGCACTGGTTCAACGCTTCGGGGGCGGAGATCAGACGCGCTTTGGAACTAGGCTGCTATTTTTCGGTCAACGAACAGATGCTGCTGGCTCCACGGGGACGGAACTTGCTTGAAACGACCCCTATAGAACGACTTCTCACCGAAACGGATGCCCCGTTTCAATCTGATAAGGCTCCAGGCGACGTGCACGGGGCCATTCGGTTGATTGCCAAAGAACATAACTTGGACGATTCAGCGATCGAGGCCAGAATTAGGCGGACGGCCACGGAACTGTTGGCGGAATAA
- the qatC gene encoding Qat anti-phage system QueC-like protein QatC gives MRRNIFVRLGRADIVPPEGATDITIDMVDNFGDLDRGLGQLLDRLFKLGATPSEAAVDLMIMATAVYAADTGVSRERYADDGWTRMIDLSVPVAEPELWRRQHDHLSRMLQFLTGDHWSFTFRHRPDEFQSFTKQPEEMDLTDFTQVSLFSGGLDSLIGAIDLLASGQRPLLVSHYWDGEASSAQRQLLEVLKERHADAFESVRAYIGFRKSDFAKAGSDNNQRARSFLFYSLAVVAADAVASTDKVLIPENGLIALNVPMDAHRLGSLSTRTAHPHFIRLMSELVKVLGIDVTLENPYRFKTKGEMARECKDRDLLAELAPASMSCSHPAQVRFESAPPQHCGRCVPCLIRRASLAAGLDEADTTQYFLDDLKKEILDSKSADGKNIRSFMFAAENLRQNPGRARFLVQKPGPLNHDDLDAYVDVYRRGMDEVSEILKGVRAKHV, from the coding sequence ATGAGACGAAACATCTTCGTTCGTTTGGGGCGCGCCGACATCGTACCTCCAGAGGGTGCAACTGACATCACTATCGATATGGTCGACAATTTTGGGGATCTCGACAGGGGACTGGGTCAGCTGCTGGACCGGCTCTTCAAGCTGGGCGCGACACCGAGCGAGGCCGCAGTCGACCTCATGATCATGGCGACCGCGGTGTACGCCGCCGACACCGGCGTCTCGCGGGAGCGGTACGCCGATGACGGATGGACGCGCATGATCGATCTCAGCGTTCCCGTGGCAGAGCCCGAGCTCTGGCGACGCCAGCACGACCATCTGTCCCGAATGCTGCAATTCTTGACGGGCGATCATTGGAGTTTCACGTTCCGTCACCGGCCGGACGAATTCCAGTCCTTCACGAAACAACCCGAAGAGATGGACCTCACAGACTTCACGCAAGTGAGCCTGTTCTCGGGCGGATTGGACAGTCTCATCGGCGCGATCGATCTCCTCGCCTCGGGGCAACGACCGCTCCTGGTCAGCCATTATTGGGACGGTGAGGCGTCCAGCGCGCAGCGCCAGCTGCTCGAGGTATTGAAGGAACGCCATGCGGACGCGTTCGAATCCGTCCGGGCCTATATCGGCTTCCGAAAGTCGGACTTTGCCAAAGCTGGGAGCGACAACAACCAGAGGGCCCGCTCCTTCCTCTTCTACAGCCTCGCCGTGGTTGCGGCCGATGCCGTCGCCTCCACGGACAAGGTGCTCATCCCCGAAAACGGATTAATCGCGCTGAATGTACCTATGGACGCCCATAGGCTCGGATCACTTAGCACACGGACGGCCCATCCGCATTTCATCCGATTAATGTCAGAACTGGTCAAAGTTCTGGGCATCGACGTGACGCTGGAAAACCCCTATCGATTCAAGACGAAGGGAGAGATGGCCAGAGAATGCAAAGATCGCGACCTTCTGGCCGAGTTGGCCCCGGCCTCGATGTCTTGTTCGCACCCTGCACAGGTCCGTTTCGAGAGCGCGCCGCCCCAGCATTGCGGGCGTTGTGTTCCTTGCCTGATCCGTCGCGCATCACTCGCTGCAGGGCTGGATGAAGCGGACACCACGCAATATTTTCTTGATGACCTGAAGAAAGAAATTTTGGACTCGAAATCAGCCGACGGAAAGAACATCAGGTCCTTCATGTTTGCCGCCGAGAATTTGCGACAAAACCCCGGCCGTGCGCGGTTTCTCGTGCAAAAACCTGGCCCTCTTAACCATGACGATCTGGACGCTTACGTGGACGTCTATCGGCGTGGGATGGACGAGGTGTCGGAGATCCTAAAGGGCGTAAGGGCGAAGCATGTGTGA